The following are encoded in a window of Arthrobacter sp. OAP107 genomic DNA:
- a CDS encoding M48 family metallopeptidase, producing the protein MPGRLDTTTPLTTHDGAPVEVRRSARRRRTVAAFWENGTAVVAIPAHFSRAQEADWVHRMLEKLRTQGEKRSSGTGRRPSSDAALAAHAAQLSARYLGGRSAPTSVRWVSNQNSRWGSATPADGSIRLSDKLRPMPQWVIDYVLLHELAHLLVAGHNAAFWKLLEAYPETERAKAFLEGVSFAASRGLPAGAAEPGL; encoded by the coding sequence ATGCCCGGAAGACTGGATACCACGACGCCCCTGACCACGCACGACGGCGCGCCCGTGGAGGTCCGCCGCTCCGCCCGCCGGCGCCGTACAGTGGCGGCATTCTGGGAGAACGGCACCGCCGTCGTCGCCATCCCCGCCCACTTCAGCAGGGCACAGGAAGCGGACTGGGTTCACCGGATGCTGGAGAAGCTGCGGACCCAGGGGGAGAAGCGTTCCAGCGGCACGGGACGGCGGCCTTCCTCGGACGCGGCCCTGGCCGCGCACGCTGCGCAGCTCTCGGCCAGGTACCTCGGCGGCAGGTCAGCCCCGACGTCGGTCCGGTGGGTCAGCAACCAAAACTCCCGCTGGGGTTCAGCCACCCCCGCCGACGGGTCCATCCGGCTTTCGGACAAGCTCCGGCCCATGCCGCAGTGGGTCATCGACTACGTGCTGCTGCATGAACTGGCGCACCTGCTGGTGGCCGGACACAACGCGGCGTTCTGGAAACTGCTGGAGGCATACCCCGAGACGGAACGCGCCAAGGCCTTCCTGGAGGGCGTGTCGTTTGCCGCCTCGCGCGGCCTCCCCGCCGGCGCCGCAGAACCGGGCCTCTAA
- a CDS encoding ATP-dependent DNA helicase UvrD2: MTTENPDGNASLEDRILGGLDAEQREVATTLTGPLCVLAGAGTGKTRAITHRIAYGVHSGVYSPQRLLAVTFTARAAAEMRSRLRDLGVGNVQARTFHAAALRQLQFFWPQAVGGALPNLLDHKAQMIAEAARRLRLSTDRASIRDLASEIEWAKVSMLTPANYLENAQDRGAPGGFDLTAVARVFQAYEDVKTDRNVIDFEDVLLITVGILQEDPKVAATVREQYRHFVVDEYQDVSPLQQRLLELWLGGRNELCVVGDASQTIYSFTGASPKHLLGFKAQYPDANVVKLVRDYRSTPQVVKLANDLLASRRSGGPAADAAWAAPLKLVAQRNPGPEPQFTECTDDEAEAATVAAKIRTLLDDGVQASEIAVLFRTNGQSEAYEQALASAGIGYQLRGGERFFARKEVRDAILQLRAATRAVAESDPQPLGQLVRDIVASLGYTDTAPHSGGALRERWESLAALVALADELAQNRGPQFGLADFVNELQERSVAQHAPTVQGVTLASLHAAKGLEWDAVFLVGLSEGLMPISFADDPAAVDEERRLLYVGITRAREHLSLSWSTARTPGGRANRKPSRFLDGLRPDSVASSAARGRGTAPRRKAAAPASCRVCGSMLASGAERKVGRCSQCPPSYEEQTFNALREWRKEVAHSADVPAFVVFTDATLTAIAEARPSSLEELAGLAGVGPSKLERYGEAVLAVLTESSSL; this comes from the coding sequence GTGACGACAGAAAATCCTGATGGCAATGCCTCCCTGGAGGACCGGATCCTTGGCGGCCTCGACGCGGAGCAGCGGGAAGTGGCCACCACCCTGACCGGCCCGCTCTGCGTGCTTGCCGGTGCCGGCACCGGCAAGACCCGAGCCATCACGCACAGGATCGCCTACGGCGTGCACTCAGGGGTGTACAGCCCGCAGCGGCTGCTGGCAGTAACGTTCACGGCACGTGCGGCAGCGGAAATGCGCAGCCGGCTCCGGGACCTGGGTGTCGGAAACGTCCAGGCCAGGACCTTCCACGCGGCCGCGCTGCGGCAGCTGCAGTTCTTCTGGCCCCAGGCGGTGGGCGGTGCGCTGCCCAACCTGCTGGACCACAAGGCGCAGATGATCGCAGAGGCCGCCCGCCGGCTCCGGCTGAGCACCGACCGCGCCTCCATCAGGGACCTGGCGTCGGAAATCGAGTGGGCGAAGGTGTCCATGCTCACGCCCGCCAACTACCTTGAAAACGCACAGGACAGGGGCGCTCCGGGAGGCTTTGACCTCACGGCTGTGGCCCGGGTTTTCCAAGCCTACGAAGACGTCAAGACGGACCGCAACGTCATCGACTTCGAGGATGTCCTGCTGATTACCGTGGGCATTCTGCAGGAAGACCCGAAGGTGGCGGCGACGGTCCGGGAACAGTACCGGCACTTCGTGGTGGACGAATACCAGGACGTTTCCCCGCTGCAGCAGCGCCTCCTAGAGCTCTGGCTTGGCGGGCGCAATGAACTGTGCGTCGTGGGTGACGCCAGCCAGACTATTTACTCGTTCACGGGTGCGTCCCCGAAGCACCTTCTTGGCTTCAAGGCCCAGTATCCCGACGCGAACGTGGTCAAGCTGGTCCGGGACTACCGTTCCACGCCGCAGGTGGTCAAACTGGCCAACGATCTGCTTGCTTCACGCCGAAGCGGCGGTCCGGCGGCCGACGCGGCATGGGCTGCGCCGCTGAAGCTCGTCGCCCAGCGGAACCCGGGACCCGAGCCGCAATTCACAGAATGCACGGACGACGAAGCCGAGGCTGCAACGGTCGCCGCCAAGATCCGCACACTCCTCGACGACGGCGTGCAGGCGAGTGAAATCGCTGTCCTGTTCCGCACCAACGGCCAGTCGGAGGCGTACGAGCAGGCTCTGGCCTCGGCCGGGATCGGCTACCAGCTGCGCGGCGGCGAGCGGTTCTTTGCACGGAAAGAGGTCCGCGACGCGATCCTTCAGCTCCGGGCAGCCACGCGTGCCGTGGCCGAGTCCGATCCCCAGCCACTGGGGCAGCTGGTGCGCGACATCGTCGCGTCGCTTGGCTACACCGACACCGCCCCGCACAGCGGCGGCGCCCTGCGGGAACGCTGGGAATCGCTGGCTGCGCTGGTGGCCCTGGCGGACGAGCTTGCGCAGAACCGCGGACCCCAGTTCGGCCTGGCTGACTTTGTTAACGAGCTTCAGGAGCGCTCCGTTGCCCAGCATGCACCCACCGTCCAGGGGGTTACGCTGGCGTCCCTGCACGCTGCGAAGGGCCTTGAATGGGACGCGGTCTTCCTAGTGGGGCTGAGCGAAGGCCTCATGCCCATCTCCTTTGCAGATGATCCTGCCGCGGTGGACGAGGAGCGCCGGCTGCTGTACGTCGGCATCACGCGTGCCCGCGAGCACCTTTCCCTCTCCTGGTCCACTGCCAGGACCCCGGGCGGGCGCGCCAACCGGAAGCCGTCCCGCTTCCTCGACGGACTGCGCCCGGACTCGGTGGCCAGCTCGGCTGCCCGGGGGAGGGGAACCGCGCCGCGCCGGAAGGCGGCCGCCCCCGCATCCTGCCGGGTCTGCGGGAGCATGCTGGCCAGCGGAGCCGAGCGCAAGGTCGGCCGGTGCAGCCAGTGCCCGCCCAGCTACGAAGAGCAGACATTCAACGCCCTCCGCGAATGGCGCAAGGAGGTCGCGCATTCCGCCGACGTCCCCGCATTCGTGGTTTTCACGGATGCAACCCTCACCGCCATCGCCGAAGCCCGGCCGTCCTCACTCGAGGAACTGGCCGGGCTCGCCGGCGTTGGCCCGTCCAAACTGGAGCGGTACGGCGAGGCGGTCCTCGCAGTCCTGACGGAAAGCAGCTCGCTGTAA
- the nudC gene encoding NAD(+) diphosphatase — protein MSHAEAAVPVGQAAGAIPENQLPAGELPANHLFDTVLPVRPAMVNRGSVERMRPGLIPELLAAGTAKAMLLSGRHALVHRDALVLAEAGPLLDRLESSASGPAHIIYLGAALGSEDLPAGTGVLLFILPEPVEPGPAGLPAGATWEGFRDVAAQLDPTHTALFVEASAIANWHATHTHCPRCGTVTNVEAGGWVRRCPADNSEHYPRTDPAIIVTVVGPDGRVLLGGGGPLDAKNYSTLAGFVEPGESLEQAVVREIQEEVGVRVKACQYLGSQSWPFPASLMLGFTAVTDDTEAKPDGVEVTRARWFSREEVQEAVLSGEIVISTRLSIARSLIEHWYGGVIQDRPADD, from the coding sequence ATGAGTCATGCGGAGGCCGCAGTGCCGGTCGGTCAAGCGGCGGGCGCCATCCCGGAAAATCAGCTCCCGGCCGGCGAACTGCCGGCCAACCATCTCTTCGACACCGTGCTGCCGGTTCGGCCCGCCATGGTCAACAGGGGGTCGGTTGAACGGATGAGGCCCGGCCTCATTCCGGAGCTGCTGGCGGCGGGAACCGCCAAGGCCATGCTCCTGTCCGGACGGCACGCGCTGGTCCACCGGGACGCGCTCGTCCTGGCAGAGGCCGGGCCGCTGCTCGACCGGCTCGAGAGTTCCGCGTCGGGCCCGGCGCACATCATCTATCTCGGCGCCGCCCTCGGCTCCGAGGACCTTCCGGCAGGCACCGGCGTCCTGCTCTTCATCCTGCCGGAGCCGGTGGAGCCCGGTCCGGCCGGCCTGCCCGCGGGAGCCACCTGGGAGGGCTTCCGGGACGTCGCCGCGCAACTGGATCCGACGCATACTGCGCTGTTCGTTGAGGCCAGTGCCATTGCCAACTGGCACGCCACCCACACCCACTGTCCCCGGTGCGGCACCGTCACCAACGTCGAAGCCGGGGGATGGGTCCGGCGGTGCCCGGCCGACAACTCCGAACACTACCCGCGCACGGACCCAGCCATCATCGTCACGGTGGTTGGGCCGGACGGCCGTGTCCTGCTGGGCGGCGGCGGTCCGCTGGACGCAAAGAACTACTCCACACTGGCCGGATTCGTTGAGCCCGGGGAATCCCTGGAACAGGCCGTGGTCCGGGAAATCCAGGAAGAAGTGGGCGTGCGGGTCAAGGCGTGCCAGTACCTTGGCTCCCAGTCGTGGCCGTTTCCGGCGTCCCTCATGCTCGGCTTTACCGCCGTCACCGACGACACCGAAGCAAAGCCCGACGGCGTCGAGGTCACCAGGGCGCGCTGGTTCAGCCGGGAGGAAGTCCAGGAAGCCGTGCTCAGCGGTGAAATCGTCATCTCCACCAGGCTCTCCATCGCCAGGTCCCTCATTGAGCACTGGTACGGCGGCGTGATCCAGGACCGTCCGGCCGACGACTGA
- a CDS encoding phosphotransferase, with protein sequence MRREPIELAAVATAAVPGLSPTAVSSAPDDPADFDSALLLDAEGKRWRVRSPRHAEASTRLETEFLVLRAFAPGIRAELPFLMPTVAGTVRQQNLTTFVYSHLHGATRTVEELTAGPQELAKEIGTALAAIHDLPRALVSNADLPSYTPNEFRQRRLNELDMAATTGKIPALLLRRWEHAMEDVSLWRFNPCVVHGDLHEDNLLVEDNRVTAVTGWTDLRIGDPADDLAWLVASNEHDFVDAVVKHYTAKRRDVPDTHLLRRAALSAEFALAQYLVKGIAAADDDMIAEAEGMLSTLADDIAEYGGQPISVEPLPPAKPDTPPTGQAPAAPGLVDAPAATDMSEAMPAVHVTPIPVDARPLPVEVTPIPVEVTPVPADTEDTGENADRPSDQDTPQTALKENAREDEAAPGAGESDTAEAAGTNDAAQGDAPAPKSPDADTSTVALTVVEAKTT encoded by the coding sequence GTGAGAAGAGAACCAATCGAACTGGCAGCTGTGGCCACCGCGGCAGTCCCCGGACTGAGCCCGACTGCCGTGAGCTCTGCCCCGGATGACCCGGCGGACTTTGACTCGGCTCTCCTTCTGGATGCCGAGGGCAAACGCTGGCGCGTCCGCTCACCCCGGCACGCGGAAGCCAGCACCCGGCTGGAGACCGAATTCCTGGTACTGCGCGCCTTCGCACCCGGTATCCGGGCCGAACTGCCGTTTCTCATGCCCACCGTGGCCGGCACTGTCCGGCAGCAGAACCTGACCACCTTCGTGTACTCGCACCTGCATGGCGCCACGCGCACCGTTGAGGAGCTGACGGCCGGCCCGCAGGAGCTGGCGAAGGAGATCGGCACGGCGCTGGCGGCCATTCACGACCTGCCCCGCGCGCTGGTCAGCAACGCCGACCTGCCCAGCTACACCCCCAACGAATTTCGCCAGCGCCGGCTCAACGAACTCGACATGGCCGCGACCACAGGCAAGATCCCGGCCCTCCTGCTCCGCCGCTGGGAACATGCCATGGAAGACGTCTCACTGTGGCGTTTCAACCCCTGCGTGGTCCACGGTGACCTGCACGAAGACAATCTGCTGGTTGAGGACAACCGTGTTACGGCCGTCACCGGCTGGACGGATCTGCGCATCGGCGACCCCGCCGACGACCTCGCGTGGCTCGTGGCATCCAACGAGCACGACTTCGTCGACGCTGTGGTCAAGCACTACACCGCGAAGCGCCGCGACGTTCCGGACACCCACCTGCTGCGCCGCGCCGCGCTCTCGGCGGAATTTGCCCTGGCCCAGTACCTCGTCAAGGGCATCGCGGCAGCCGACGACGACATGATCGCAGAGGCCGAAGGCATGCTGTCCACGCTCGCCGACGACATTGCCGAATACGGCGGCCAGCCCATCAGCGTCGAACCGCTGCCCCCGGCCAAGCCCGATACCCCGCCAACCGGCCAGGCACCGGCCGCACCCGGCCTGGTCGACGCCCCGGCGGCCACCGACATGTCCGAGGCCATGCCGGCCGTCCACGTCACGCCCATACCGGTTGACGCCAGGCCGCTCCCGGTGGAAGTGACGCCTATCCCGGTCGAGGTGACACCCGTCCCGGCCGACACGGAGGACACCGGCGAGAACGCGGACCGGCCGTCAGACCAGGACACGCCGCAGACCGCGTTGAAGGAGAACGCACGGGAGGATGAGGCGGCACCGGGTGCCGGCGAATCTGACACTGCTGAAGCGGCCGGGACCAACGACGCGGCACAGGGAGATGCGCCGGCCCCGAAGTCCCCGGATGCCGACACCTCCACTGTCGCCCTCACGGTGGTTGAGGCCAAGACGACCTAA